The DNA window TCGTGGGCATTCTCATGGGCTCGAAGTCGGACTGGGAAACCATGGCCAACGCGGCGAAGGCGCTCGACGCGCTCGGCGTCCCGTACGAGGTCAACGTGATGTCGGCCCACCGCACCCCGGCGCTGGTGGACGAGTACGTGACCGGCGCCGAGGGGCGCGGGCTCGAGGTCATCATCGCGGGCGCGGGCGGGGCCGCTCACCTGGCCGGCGTGTGCGCGGCACGCACCGCGCTGCCCGTCCTCGGCGTGCCGATGCAGTCGAAGGCCCTCAACGGGATGGACTCGCTGCTCTCCACGGTACAGATGCCGGCAGGCATCCCGGTCGGCACGCTCGCCATCGGCAACGCGGGAGCCACCAACGCCGGGCTGCTCGCCGGCGCCATCCTCGCCAACAAGTACCCGCACATCCGCGCGGCGCTCCGCAAGTATCGCGACGCGCAGACCCAGGCCTTGATGGGCCAGACCGACCCGCGCACAAGCGACACCTCGCAGGGAGGCAAGCCATGACCAGCATGAGCCCGTTCCGCACCCGGCTCGAGCAGGCGGTGAATGCCCGGCACAGCCGGATGAATCCCTTTACCGAGAAATGGGTCAACGGCGAGCTGACGCGTACCCAGCTGGGCCAGTGGGTCTGTCAGCACTACCAGTACGTCTCCCAGTTCGCCCGCTGGTGCGCCACCGTCTACGGCACCTGCCCCGATCCCGACGCCCGCGATTTCCTGCTCGAGAACATCATCGAGGAGGAGTCGGGCACCAAGCACGTGGACCTGCTGATCCGGTTCGGCGAGGCCTGCGGGGTGAGCCGGACCGAGGTCGAGGGCGCGCGACAGCTGCCGAGCACGCGCGCGCTGACCGCGTGGTGCTACGAGACGGCGCGGAAGCCGTTTCACGTCGCGGCGGCGGGCCTGCTGGTCGGCCTCGAGTCGCAGGTGCCCGGCATCTACAAGCGGAACCTTCCCCCGCTCAAGACGCACTACGGCTTCACCGACCACGAGGTGGAGTTCTTCGCGATCCACATCGAGGCGGACGAGGTGCACGGCGAGCGCGGCTACCAGATCGTCGAGCGGCACAGCACCACCCCGGACAGGCAGGCCGAGGCCGCCGACACGGTCCGCGAGGCGACCGAGATGCGCTGGCAGTACATGACGGGCCTGCATCGCGCCTTCGTGCTCAAGGAAGACGCGTGAGCGAAGCCCGACGGGTCGCCTCGCTCGACGAGGTCCCGGCGGGCCGACCGACGCTGGTGCAGCTCGACGGCACGCGCATCGTGCTGGCCCGGCTGGGCGATACCGTGTACGCGTGCGGCGACGTGTGCTCGCACCGCGGCGGCCCGCTGAGCGAGGGGAAGCTGAACGGCAACCGGCTGGTCTGCCCCTGGCACGGATGGATGTACGACGTCCGGACCGGGCAGTGCCTCTTCCCGGGACGCGGCGCGGCGGTTCCCAGCTATCCGGTGCGCACGGACGCGGGCGAGATCTTCGTGGAGCTGCCGTGATCACGATCAAGCGGCTCACTCTCGAGGACGCCCTCGTGCTCCTGCAGGCGGCCGAGCGGAAGGCCCACGAGATCGGAGTGGCCGAGACGATCTGCGTGTGCGATGACGGTGGCCATCCGATCGCGCTGCACCGCATGACCCAGGCCCGCATCACCGGTGTGGAGATCGCCATCGCCAAGGCATTCACCGCGGCCGGCCATCGCCGCGCCACTCACAAGTTCAACCAGCCGCCGGGCGGTCCCGCCCTGCCCGGCAACGAAGCCTTCGGCATCCACGCCATGCATCCCGGCCGGTTCGCGGTCTTCGTGGGCGGGTTCCCCATCGAGGTCGACGGCGCCGTGGTGGGCGGTATCGGCGTCAGCGGAGGGAATGGCGAGCAAGACACCGCGGTGGGAACGGCCGCCCTCGAGGCCTTTCAGCGTCACCTCGCTTCCGTTTCTTGACCCTCTAATTCTGCCCTCGTAGACTGAAGGGGATGTTCCTCCCTTCCGCGGCGAGGCCGCCGCAATCTCGTCGGATGGTTCCGACCACCGCCGCGGCAGTATCCGATTCTGCGCCCGTGCTCGTCTCCTCCCGCGTGGCGCGTACGGTGGCGTGCTCGCTCGCGGTGGCGACCGCCCTCGTGACTGTGCTGGTCTTCTTCCCCGCCCTCCGGGCCGACTGGGTCGACTGGGACGACCAGACGAACTTCCTCGACAACCCGCACTACCGGGGCCTCCAATGGTCCCGGCTTCAATGGATGTTGACGACGAACTTGATGGGGCACTGGATCCCGGTGACCTGGCTCACCCTGGGGATGGACTACGTCGTCTGGGGGATGAATCCATTCGGCTATCACCTCACGAATCTGCTATGGCATACCGCGAGCGCCGTCCTGTTCTACCTCGTCACTCGACGCCTCCTCGGGCTGACCATGCCCTCGGCGTCGTCGGTCGTGCGCAGCGCGGGCGCGGCGGCCGCCACGCTCTTCTTCGCGATTCATCCGCTCCGAGTTGAATCGGTCGCGTGGATCACCGAGCGTCGCGCTCTCACGTCCGGGTTCTTCCTCCTGCTCGCCGTGCTTTCCTACCTGAAAACCCACGAACGGCCACCGGAGGTGCGCGCCGGATGGCGCCTGGTCGCGCTCGCATCCACCGCGCTCGCCCTCGGCTCGAAGGCCATCGTCATGGGCCTGCCGCTCGTGCTGGTGATCCTCGACGTCTACCCGCTGCGCCGGCTCGGTCCGGGCTTTCGCGACTGGCGGAGCTCTCGCGGCAGGTCGGTGTGGCTCGAGAAGATCCCGTTCGCCCTGCTCGCGGCGGCCGCAGCCGTCATCGCGTTCAATGTCCAGCGCAGCACCGGGTACTTGACCCCGGCGACGCTCGAGACTCGGCTGGCGATCGCCGCCTACAACGTGTGGTTCCACGCGTGGAAGACCTTCGTGCCCTTGAACCTCAGTCCGGTCTACGAGCTACCCCTCTCGGTGAGCCCGCTCGAGGGACCCTATCTGCGGAGCGCCGTCGCGGTGCTGGCGATCACGGCAACGGTCTGGATCGTTCGTCGCCACTGGCCGGCGGGCCTGGCGACGTGGGCGTTCTACCTGGTGATGCTCGCGCCGGTGAGCGGTATCGTGCACACCGGTTACCACCTCGGCGCCGACCGCAACACCTATATCGCCTGCGCGGGCTTTGCGGTGCTGGTGGGGGCGCTGGTGGCCCTGGTCGGCGACGCCTGGCAACGCGGAACCCTTCGCCGCATGATCGCGGCGCCCGCGCTCGCCCTCTGCCTCGCGTGGATCGTCGGCCTCGGCCTGTCCGCGAGCATCCAGACCACGGTGTGGCAGGATTCCGAGACGCTCTGGCGCTACGCGGTCGAGATCGATCCCGCGTGCTCGGTCTGTCAGCATCATTTCGCGGTCAGCATGGCCCGCCGCGGCAACCGCGCCGAGGGGGTAGCGGCCTTCGAGCGCGCGATCGCCTTGCGGCCCGACCGCTCCGAGTACCGCGCCAACTACGGCGTCGTGCTCATGGAGATGGGGCGTCGGGAGGAAGGCCTGGCCGCGCTGCGCTACCGCGTTGCCGACAATCCCCGCGACCTCGGGGCGCGGCGCAACTTCGCGCTCGCGCTCATCCAGGATGGCCGTCCCGCCGAGGCGATCACGGAGCTGGAATCCGTCCTGCGGATGCAGCCCGGCTGGGTGCCGGCCCTCGATACCCTCGGTCAGGCCTATCTCGTGGCCGGCCGCGTCGAGTCGGCCATGGGCGCGTTCCGGCGCGCCATCGCCGCGAGTCCGAGGGACCCGATCGCTCACCTGGGCCTCGCGCGCGCCTATCTCGCCGGGGGAGACGGAGCCGCCGCGCGCGAGCAGATCGCCATCCTCGAGACGATCGATCCCGGACTCGCCGCGCGGGTCGCCCAGGAGTTCCAGTAGCCTGCACCGATTTCGTGTAGACTGCCCCTCGCAGTGGTCACGGAAGCCATCTCGGTCGAACGCCTGTCGAAGCTCTACGCCACGCGGGACGGCGGGGTCGCCGCGCTGGAACGGATCAGCTTCTCCA is part of the Candidatus Methylomirabilota bacterium genome and encodes:
- the purE gene encoding 5-(carboxyamino)imidazole ribonucleotide mutase yields the protein MTPSTPLVGILMGSKSDWETMANAAKALDALGVPYEVNVMSAHRTPALVDEYVTGAEGRGLEVIIAGAGGAAHLAGVCAARTALPVLGVPMQSKALNGMDSLLSTVQMPAGIPVGTLAIGNAGATNAGLLAGAILANKYPHIRAALRKYRDAQTQALMGQTDPRTSDTSQGGKP
- a CDS encoding iron-containing redox enzyme family protein, with protein sequence MTSMSPFRTRLEQAVNARHSRMNPFTEKWVNGELTRTQLGQWVCQHYQYVSQFARWCATVYGTCPDPDARDFLLENIIEEESGTKHVDLLIRFGEACGVSRTEVEGARQLPSTRALTAWCYETARKPFHVAAAGLLVGLESQVPGIYKRNLPPLKTHYGFTDHEVEFFAIHIEADEVHGERGYQIVERHSTTPDRQAEAADTVREATEMRWQYMTGLHRAFVLKEDA
- a CDS encoding Rieske (2Fe-2S) protein → MSEARRVASLDEVPAGRPTLVQLDGTRIVLARLGDTVYACGDVCSHRGGPLSEGKLNGNRLVCPWHGWMYDVRTGQCLFPGRGAAVPSYPVRTDAGEIFVELP
- a CDS encoding heme-binding protein; its protein translation is MITIKRLTLEDALVLLQAAERKAHEIGVAETICVCDDGGHPIALHRMTQARITGVEIAIAKAFTAAGHRRATHKFNQPPGGPALPGNEAFGIHAMHPGRFAVFVGGFPIEVDGAVVGGIGVSGGNGEQDTAVGTAALEAFQRHLASVS
- a CDS encoding tetratricopeptide repeat protein — encoded protein: MLVSSRVARTVACSLAVATALVTVLVFFPALRADWVDWDDQTNFLDNPHYRGLQWSRLQWMLTTNLMGHWIPVTWLTLGMDYVVWGMNPFGYHLTNLLWHTASAVLFYLVTRRLLGLTMPSASSVVRSAGAAAATLFFAIHPLRVESVAWITERRALTSGFFLLLAVLSYLKTHERPPEVRAGWRLVALASTALALGSKAIVMGLPLVLVILDVYPLRRLGPGFRDWRSSRGRSVWLEKIPFALLAAAAAVIAFNVQRSTGYLTPATLETRLAIAAYNVWFHAWKTFVPLNLSPVYELPLSVSPLEGPYLRSAVAVLAITATVWIVRRHWPAGLATWAFYLVMLAPVSGIVHTGYHLGADRNTYIACAGFAVLVGALVALVGDAWQRGTLRRMIAAPALALCLAWIVGLGLSASIQTTVWQDSETLWRYAVEIDPACSVCQHHFAVSMARRGNRAEGVAAFERAIALRPDRSEYRANYGVVLMEMGRREEGLAALRYRVADNPRDLGARRNFALALIQDGRPAEAITELESVLRMQPGWVPALDTLGQAYLVAGRVESAMGAFRRAIAASPRDPIAHLGLARAYLAGGDGAAAREQIAILETIDPGLAARVAQEFQ